One genomic segment of Christensenellaceae bacterium 44-20 includes these proteins:
- a CDS encoding GNAT family N-acetyltransferase produces MQIIPATAQEMEAVYSLICQLEEQTLPSADFERIYLENLKNPQIFYLLCKDQGEVLGFCSLHIQALLHHAGKIAEVQELVLCPRARGAGAGRALMEAAKQKARQEGCLQIEVCCSLRRQDAHQFYEHIGLEKSHYKFTAPLIPV; encoded by the coding sequence ATGCAAATTATCCCGGCAACGGCTCAGGAAATGGAGGCCGTCTATTCTCTCATCTGTCAGCTGGAAGAACAGACTCTCCCCTCTGCGGATTTTGAGCGCATCTATTTGGAGAATTTGAAAAATCCCCAGATTTTCTATCTGCTCTGCAAAGACCAGGGCGAAGTGCTAGGATTTTGCAGCCTGCATATTCAGGCTCTGCTGCACCATGCGGGAAAGATTGCCGAAGTGCAGGAGCTGGTTCTCTGTCCCCGGGCCAGGGGAGCCGGCGCGGGCCGGGCGCTGATGGAGGCGGCGAAGCAAAAGGCCCGGCAGGAGGGCTGCCTGCAAATCGAGGTTTGCTGCAGCCTGCGCCGCCAGGATGCGCACCAGTTCTATGAGCATATCGGCCTTGAAAAAAGCCACTATAAGTTTACCGCCCCGCTGATTCCTGTTTGA
- the argS gene encoding arginine--tRNA ligase: MDYKSELALLLNSAQPSLSASELEEMLEIPPDAAMGDYALPCFKLAKTLRMAPPKIAADLLKKFQKPGWISKVEIAGGYLNFFVDRAFFAQSTLSAVGQQGERYGSSQMGEGRAVTIDYSSINIAKPFHIGHLSSTAIGHALYNIYNFLGFHCVGINHLGDWGTQFGKLIAAYKRWGNREDVEKRSIQALLELYVRFHEEAKQNAALDDEGRAWFKKIEDGDEEALSIFGWFKELTLKEVSKVYDLLGIHFDSYAGESFYNDKMQPIIDELKAKNLLEESDGAQIVRLDDYDLPPCLILRSDGATLYATRDLAAAFYRKKTYDFYKNLYVVAYQQNLHFRQLFQVLDLMGADFAKDCVHVAFGMVSLADGTISTREGRVVFLEDVLNSAIEKTRSVIQEKNPNLENKDEIAKKVGVGAVVFSVLSGSRIKDITFDLDRLLNFDGETGPYVQYTHARACSLLRKAGDAYTAAPDYTALACDQAFAVLRLIQEFPGVIVKASEKYEPFMITRQVVSLAQAFNKFYYDIRILDEQDPAGTAARLALVDATRTVIKTGLALIGIDAPEQM; this comes from the coding sequence ATGGATTACAAAAGTGAACTTGCTCTGCTTTTAAATAGCGCCCAGCCCTCCCTTTCCGCTTCCGAGCTGGAGGAGATGCTGGAAATTCCCCCGGATGCAGCCATGGGCGATTATGCCCTGCCCTGCTTCAAGCTGGCCAAAACCCTGCGCATGGCTCCGCCTAAAATCGCCGCAGATTTGTTGAAAAAATTCCAAAAACCCGGCTGGATCTCCAAGGTTGAAATTGCAGGCGGGTATTTGAATTTCTTTGTGGATCGGGCGTTTTTCGCGCAAAGCACGCTTTCTGCCGTCGGCCAGCAGGGCGAGCGCTATGGCTCTTCCCAGATGGGAGAGGGCCGCGCCGTTACCATCGATTATTCTTCCATCAATATTGCCAAGCCCTTCCATATCGGCCACCTCTCTTCCACGGCCATCGGCCACGCGCTCTATAATATCTACAACTTCCTTGGGTTCCACTGCGTAGGCATCAACCATTTGGGCGACTGGGGCACGCAGTTTGGCAAGCTCATCGCGGCATATAAGCGCTGGGGCAACCGTGAGGATGTGGAAAAGCGTTCGATTCAGGCGCTTTTGGAACTATACGTCCGCTTCCACGAGGAAGCCAAGCAGAATGCCGCGCTGGACGACGAGGGCCGCGCCTGGTTCAAGAAAATCGAGGACGGCGACGAGGAAGCGCTCTCTATTTTCGGCTGGTTTAAGGAGCTGACGCTCAAGGAAGTCTCCAAGGTTTACGACCTGTTGGGCATTCACTTCGATTCCTATGCCGGCGAATCCTTCTATAACGATAAAATGCAGCCCATCATCGATGAGCTGAAAGCCAAAAATCTGCTGGAAGAGAGCGACGGCGCGCAGATCGTCCGGCTGGATGACTATGATCTTCCGCCCTGCCTGATTCTGCGTTCAGACGGCGCCACGCTCTACGCAACGCGGGATCTTGCTGCGGCATTCTACCGCAAAAAAACCTACGATTTCTATAAAAACCTGTATGTCGTCGCCTATCAGCAGAACCTGCATTTCCGCCAGCTCTTCCAGGTGCTCGATCTGATGGGCGCGGATTTCGCAAAAGACTGCGTGCATGTGGCCTTTGGCATGGTCTCACTGGCTGACGGCACCATCTCCACCCGGGAAGGCCGCGTGGTATTTTTGGAGGATGTGCTCAACTCGGCCATCGAGAAAACCCGCAGCGTCATCCAGGAGAAAAACCCGAACCTGGAAAACAAAGACGAGATCGCCAAAAAAGTCGGCGTGGGCGCAGTGGTCTTCAGCGTGCTCTCGGGCAGCCGCATCAAGGATATCACCTTCGATCTGGATCGCCTGCTCAACTTCGACGGCGAGACGGGGCCGTATGTCCAGTATACGCATGCCAGGGCCTGCTCCCTGCTGCGCAAGGCCGGCGATGCCTATACCGCCGCGCCGGACTACACGGCGCTTGCCTGCGATCAGGCGTTTGCCGTGCTGCGCCTCATCCAGGAATTCCCCGGCGTCATCGTCAAAGCCTCGGAGAAATATGAGCCGTTTATGATCACCCGGCAAGTCGTCTCCCTGGCGCAGGCTTTTAACAAATTCTACTACGACATCCGCATTCTGGATGAGCAGGATCCTGCGGGAACTGCGGCACGCCTGGCGCTGGTGGACGCGACGCGCACGGTCATCAAAACTGGCCTGGCGCTCATCGGCATCGATGCGCCCGAGCAGATGTAA
- the nth gene encoding endonuclease III: MEKRKQEILKRLEEVYVDAVPALHFANPYQLLVATILSAQCTDVRVNKVTEKLFVKYKNAEELAAADFDELCDDIHSCGCYSVKAKNLIGTAKMLVEQYGGQVPPDMDELTKLPGVGRKTANVVLSNAFGIPGFAVDTHVFRVSNRLGLANAKDVLKTEEQMCALIPKEKWGNAHHWIIYHGRQVCHARKPACDTCFLRDLCPSTEGEPAK, translated from the coding sequence ATGGAAAAGCGGAAACAGGAAATTTTAAAGCGGCTGGAAGAGGTATATGTGGATGCCGTTCCGGCGCTGCATTTTGCTAACCCCTATCAGCTTTTGGTGGCGACGATTCTCTCGGCGCAATGCACAGACGTGCGCGTCAATAAGGTTACGGAAAAGCTGTTTGTTAAATATAAAAATGCAGAAGAATTGGCCGCGGCAGATTTCGATGAGCTCTGCGATGATATCCATAGCTGCGGGTGCTACAGCGTCAAGGCAAAGAACCTCATCGGCACGGCAAAGATGCTGGTGGAGCAGTATGGCGGGCAGGTGCCCCCGGATATGGACGAGCTGACCAAACTGCCTGGCGTCGGGCGCAAAACGGCCAACGTCGTGCTTTCCAATGCTTTTGGCATTCCCGGCTTTGCCGTGGATACGCATGTTTTCCGGGTGAGCAACCGCCTGGGCCTGGCAAATGCAAAAGATGTGCTCAAAACAGAAGAGCAGATGTGCGCGCTCATCCCCAAAGAGAAATGGGGCAACGCGCATCACTGGATCATTTATCACGGCAGGCAGGTCTGCCATGCCAGAAAGCCCGCGTGCGATACCTGCTTTTTGCGCGATCTCTGCCCCAGCACAGAGGGTGAGCCCGCAAAATAG
- the obgE gene encoding GTPase ObgE has protein sequence MIVDKVKITIKAGNGGNGAVSFRREKYVAAGGPDGGNGGNGGDILFQADPDLRTLVDFRFTRKFTAGNGENGGRRNMAGKDGEDLIIKVPEGTVIIDEQTGRVVADLHSGTPRVILKGGRGGKGNAKFTTPTRQTPRFALPGRKTLARKVILELKSIADVGLVGFPSVGKSTLLSVVSAAKPKIADYHFTTLSPNLGVVGTGESSFVMADLPGLIEGASQGAGLGHDFLRHIERTRMILHVVDASGVEGRDPLEDYAKIRKELEAYSPELAERKEIVAAAKMDLPGAEVGYEWLKDELEPKGIAVYPISAATQQGVRELLSAITRQLQELPPVRQIEEEGVIEEWETMSSEQSFELSRGMDGVAEVNGSLIDSIFARIDPEDPDSMRHFAKLLEDLGIIKALREFGVQDGQEVRLNGETFDFVE, from the coding sequence ATGATTGTAGATAAAGTAAAGATCACGATTAAAGCGGGCAACGGCGGCAACGGCGCCGTCAGCTTCCGGCGTGAGAAATATGTCGCGGCCGGCGGCCCGGACGGCGGCAACGGCGGCAACGGCGGGGATATTCTTTTCCAGGCGGATCCGGATCTGCGCACGCTGGTGGATTTCCGCTTTACCCGCAAGTTCACCGCGGGCAACGGCGAGAACGGCGGCCGGCGGAATATGGCGGGCAAGGACGGGGAAGATCTCATCATCAAAGTGCCCGAGGGAACGGTGATTATCGATGAACAGACCGGGCGCGTCGTGGCGGATCTGCATTCCGGGACGCCAAGAGTCATCCTAAAGGGCGGCCGGGGCGGCAAGGGCAATGCAAAGTTTACCACACCCACGCGCCAGACGCCGCGCTTTGCGCTGCCCGGCCGGAAAACGCTGGCGCGCAAGGTCATTTTAGAGCTCAAATCCATCGCGGATGTGGGGCTGGTGGGCTTCCCGAGCGTGGGAAAATCCACGCTGCTTTCGGTGGTCTCGGCGGCCAAGCCCAAAATTGCGGATTACCACTTTACCACGCTTTCGCCTAACCTGGGTGTTGTGGGCACGGGCGAGAGCAGTTTTGTCATGGCAGATCTGCCCGGCCTCATCGAGGGCGCCAGCCAGGGCGCCGGGCTGGGGCACGATTTTCTGCGGCATATCGAGCGGACGCGCATGATTTTGCATGTTGTGGATGCATCCGGCGTGGAGGGGAGAGACCCTCTGGAGGATTACGCCAAAATCCGCAAAGAGCTGGAGGCTTATAGCCCTGAACTGGCCGAGCGCAAGGAGATCGTCGCCGCGGCCAAGATGGATTTGCCCGGCGCGGAAGTGGGCTATGAATGGCTGAAGGATGAGCTGGAGCCTAAGGGTATTGCGGTTTATCCCATCTCTGCGGCGACGCAGCAGGGCGTGCGGGAACTGCTTTCGGCCATCACGCGGCAATTGCAGGAGCTGCCGCCTGTGCGGCAGATAGAGGAAGAGGGCGTCATCGAGGAATGGGAGACCATGAGCAGTGAGCAGAGCTTCGAACTCAGCCGCGGCATGGATGGCGTGGCCGAGGTCAACGGCAGCCTCATCGATTCGATTTTTGCCCGCATCGACCCGGAAGACCCGGATTCCATGCGGCATTTTGCAAAGCTGCTGGAGGATTTGGGCATCATCAAGGCGCTGAGGGAATTCGGCGTTCAGGATGGGCAGGAAGTCCGCCTCAACGGAGAGACGTTCGATTTTGTGGAGTAG
- a CDS encoding YhbY family RNA-binding protein, whose amino-acid sequence MTSKQRAKLRAMANGMEPIIFIGKEGITENLLKQAEDALTARELVKGSVQRNCALSAKEALHLLAEQLGAEPVQFIGRKFALYRRNEEKPVIVL is encoded by the coding sequence ATGACGAGCAAACAGAGAGCCAAACTGCGGGCCATGGCCAACGGCATGGAGCCGATCATTTTCATCGGAAAAGAGGGCATCACGGAAAACCTGCTGAAACAGGCAGAAGATGCGCTGACGGCGCGGGAGCTGGTGAAGGGAAGCGTTCAGCGCAACTGTGCGCTTTCGGCAAAGGAGGCGCTGCACCTTTTAGCGGAGCAGCTGGGGGCAGAGCCGGTTCAGTTTATCGGCCGGAAATTTGCGCTTTACCGCCGCAACGAGGAGAAGCCCGTCATCGTGCTGTAG
- a CDS encoding restriction endonuclease produces the protein MQLDQKAIRYFKRKRRGGKNSIARGLDLLLGTLLLSALLFFLFWRLHMGIRAALILGVCTALALLALYAGFCRYQLEKYISKELDALKNECALEKLTLLSDESFWEICLEIFAEHGAQGGEETLGGLYLPQQQLFCYALHNHPENPVGVQQILLLHRKLKKLGAQKALLLSAAPYQDEAGAMSQRLNAEITLLDQKEFLELQHPLIAPSEEELQKALLAKVHHPAFENPKSIFLRREKSKAYFLLGIFLLCWYGLTGFSILYPIIAALCFSLSLFCWFSGKEQRSSK, from the coding sequence ATGCAGTTAGATCAAAAAGCCATTCGCTATTTCAAACGCAAGCGCCGCGGCGGCAAAAACAGCATCGCCCGGGGACTGGATCTCCTTTTGGGCACGCTGCTGCTCTCTGCCCTGCTGTTTTTCCTGTTTTGGCGCCTGCATATGGGCATCCGCGCCGCCCTGATTTTAGGCGTCTGCACGGCGCTGGCCCTTCTGGCGCTGTATGCCGGATTCTGCCGCTATCAGCTGGAGAAATATATCTCCAAAGAACTGGATGCCCTCAAAAACGAGTGCGCTCTGGAAAAGCTGACGCTGCTTTCAGACGAAAGTTTTTGGGAAATTTGCCTGGAAATTTTCGCAGAGCACGGCGCCCAGGGCGGCGAAGAGACGCTGGGCGGGCTATACTTGCCCCAGCAGCAGCTCTTCTGTTATGCGCTGCACAACCATCCGGAAAATCCTGTGGGCGTGCAGCAAATTCTGCTGCTGCACCGCAAGCTGAAAAAGCTGGGCGCGCAAAAGGCGCTTTTGCTCTCTGCCGCGCCCTATCAGGATGAGGCCGGCGCTATGTCTCAGCGCCTGAACGCGGAGATCACGCTGCTTGACCAAAAGGAATTCCTGGAGCTCCAGCATCCGCTCATCGCGCCCTCCGAAGAGGAACTGCAAAAGGCGCTTTTGGCCAAAGTTCATCATCCGGCATTCGAAAACCCAAAAAGCATCTTCCTGCGCCGGGAAAAATCCAAAGCATATTTTCTGCTGGGTATCTTCCTGCTCTGCTGGTATGGCCTGACGGGCTTCTCCATCCTCTATCCTATTATTGCCGCTCTTTGCTTTTCTCTTTCGCTTTTTTGCTGGTTTTCCGGAAAAGAACAGCGCTCCTCAAAATAA
- the nadD gene encoding nicotinate-nucleotide adenylyltransferase, with amino-acid sequence MERENLAAQEPLARRIGILGGTFNPPHLGHLRIAEQVYREFELDKVIVLPVGIPPHKQQEAVLSAGQREQMCRLFCQEGAFLELCTMELRREGYTYTIDTLRAFHKTLKPGQRIYYIIGTDTLFQLETWKEYEAVLTQDLCTFLCVPRPGDPMHKVEAKLKELKEKYGVKILLSSGEGPDISSTMVREALGRGERVDALVPARVLQFMEAEHVFAGA; translated from the coding sequence ATGGAAAGAGAGAATCTGGCGGCGCAGGAGCCTTTGGCGCGCCGCATCGGCATCTTGGGCGGGACGTTCAACCCGCCGCATTTGGGGCATCTTCGCATCGCGGAGCAGGTCTACCGGGAATTTGAGCTGGATAAGGTGATCGTGTTGCCTGTGGGCATTCCGCCGCATAAGCAACAGGAGGCCGTGCTCAGCGCCGGGCAGCGGGAGCAGATGTGCCGCCTGTTCTGCCAGGAGGGGGCTTTTCTGGAGCTTTGCACGATGGAACTGCGGCGGGAGGGGTATACCTATACCATCGATACCCTGCGCGCTTTTCATAAAACGCTGAAACCCGGCCAGCGCATCTACTATATCATCGGGACGGATACGTTGTTTCAGCTGGAAACCTGGAAGGAGTATGAGGCGGTGCTCACCCAGGATCTTTGCACATTCCTGTGCGTGCCCAGGCCGGGCGATCCCATGCACAAGGTGGAGGCCAAGCTGAAGGAGCTGAAGGAAAAATACGGCGTGAAAATCCTGCTTTCCTCCGGAGAAGGGCCGGATATTTCTTCGACTATGGTGCGGGAAGCGCTGGGCCGGGGCGAGCGCGTGGATGCACTGGTTCCGGCGCGGGTTTTGCAGTTTATGGAGGCGGAGCATGTATTCGCAGGAGCTTAG
- the yqeK gene encoding bis(5'-nucleosyl)-tetraphosphatase (symmetrical) YqeK → MYSQELRARYLEALRQRLTPKRLVHSLGVEKMAVDLAQKYGEDAEKAAVAGLLHDYAKYTSDEQMLAYAREFGIPLCHAYEAQPNLLHGPVGAKLAERELGICDAQVLAAIAHHTTGARGMSRLEEIVYLSDLLEENREFDGVEQLRQALDFGLEQALERALAHELAYLQARGGEVHPDTAAAYQWVIEKRREQNGKF, encoded by the coding sequence ATGTATTCGCAGGAGCTTAGAGCGCGCTATCTGGAAGCGCTGCGCCAGCGGCTGACGCCCAAACGCTTGGTGCATAGCCTGGGCGTGGAAAAGATGGCTGTGGATTTGGCGCAAAAATACGGAGAGGACGCAGAAAAAGCGGCGGTAGCAGGGCTTTTGCACGATTATGCCAAGTACACCTCGGATGAACAAATGCTGGCCTATGCCAGGGAGTTTGGCATTCCGCTCTGCCATGCCTATGAGGCACAGCCCAATTTACTGCACGGGCCGGTGGGGGCGAAGCTGGCCGAGCGGGAGCTGGGCATCTGCGATGCACAGGTGCTCGCGGCCATTGCGCACCATACTACAGGCGCGCGGGGCATGAGCCGGCTGGAGGAGATCGTCTATTTATCCGATCTGCTGGAGGAGAACCGGGAGTTTGACGGAGTGGAGCAGCTGCGGCAGGCGCTGGATTTTGGCCTGGAGCAGGCGCTGGAACGGGCTCTGGCGCATGAATTGGCCTATTTGCAGGCGAGGGGCGGGGAAGTGCACCCGGATACCGCCGCCGCTTATCAGTGGGTGATAGAAAAAAGGAGAGAACAAAATGGCAAATTTTGA
- the rsfS gene encoding ribosome silencing factor: MANFDQVTMGLAELLDAKKAEKIVLLDVSRQTILAETFVVCSGRSPAQLRMLADEAEQYMAKNGIFKKRMEGYRQGRWIVVDFGDLLVHLFHREEREFYDIERLWKDKDNFLEYEGLPEFRETGKNA, from the coding sequence ATGGCAAATTTTGATCAGGTAACCATGGGGCTGGCAGAGCTGCTGGATGCGAAAAAGGCGGAGAAGATCGTGCTGCTGGATGTTTCCCGGCAGACGATTCTGGCCGAGACGTTCGTCGTATGCAGCGGGCGCTCGCCGGCGCAGCTGCGCATGCTGGCAGATGAGGCAGAGCAGTATATGGCCAAAAACGGCATTTTTAAAAAGCGCATGGAAGGCTATCGGCAGGGCAGGTGGATTGTCGTGGATTTCGGCGATCTGCTGGTGCATCTCTTCCATAGGGAGGAGCGGGAGTTCTACGACATCGAGCGGCTCTGGAAAGACAAGGACAACTTCCTGGAATATGAGGGCCTGCCGGAGTTCCGGGAAACTGGCAAAAATGCCTAA
- a CDS encoding D-alanyl-D-alanine carboxypeptidase family protein produces MVFTTVYWVFAAGIDEAEMTANAIMLVDQDTGAVLYEKNPDARIAPASTTKIMTALVALDHVQLADEVTVGAEVSVSGSLMGLKPGQTVTVETLLYGMFLSSGNDAAVALAVKVAGSTDQFAVLMNQKAAALGMASTNFVTVSGLDWDGHQTTVRDMAKLAQYAAGNETIMKIASSKTYNATTVDKTTNFNLENTNRLIYTPENKDPNTPPYTNFEYEYTTGLKTGSTANAGGCVIATAEKDGRHLIALVFGDSSDQGAKRWTIVRSLFEYGFNEFSKVPLDELAAEKLQIDVANAPVVDGVPMKLKCVPAGTGANGAIVLKNDVDRAQITVQITPNEALAAPVLMGDIVGKVVIANGEQTIFSGDLAAAEDMMSNEEYQKLVENANANKVGTVDLDDPSTGVRKISKYVWLWLLIPIALIIFLIVRTLGAKRSRRMRYSRSRRKKVGSVYRRRRRRF; encoded by the coding sequence ATGGTTTTTACCACGGTATACTGGGTCTTTGCGGCAGGCATCGATGAAGCTGAAATGACGGCAAATGCCATCATGCTGGTAGATCAAGATACCGGGGCTGTGCTCTATGAGAAGAACCCGGATGCCAGGATCGCCCCTGCCAGCACGACCAAGATCATGACGGCGCTGGTTGCGCTGGATCATGTGCAGCTGGCGGATGAAGTTACCGTCGGGGCGGAGGTTTCAGTTTCCGGCTCGCTGATGGGCTTAAAGCCCGGGCAGACGGTAACCGTGGAGACCTTGCTCTATGGCATGTTCCTAAGTTCAGGCAATGATGCGGCAGTGGCGCTGGCGGTGAAGGTCGCGGGCTCGACGGATCAATTCGCCGTTCTGATGAATCAGAAAGCGGCGGCGCTGGGCATGGCAAGCACAAACTTCGTTACAGTTTCGGGGCTGGATTGGGACGGGCACCAGACCACTGTGCGCGATATGGCAAAATTGGCGCAGTATGCCGCAGGCAATGAGACGATCATGAAGATCGCAAGCAGCAAAACATACAACGCCACCACTGTTGACAAGACGACCAACTTCAATCTGGAAAACACCAACCGGCTGATCTATACGCCGGAGAACAAAGATCCCAATACGCCGCCGTATACCAACTTTGAATATGAGTACACGACAGGGCTAAAAACAGGCTCCACAGCCAACGCAGGCGGATGCGTCATTGCGACGGCGGAAAAAGACGGAAGGCATCTGATCGCGCTGGTGTTCGGAGACAGCTCGGATCAGGGTGCAAAGAGATGGACGATCGTCCGTTCACTCTTTGAATATGGCTTTAATGAGTTTTCCAAAGTGCCGCTGGATGAGCTGGCGGCGGAAAAGCTGCAAATCGATGTGGCAAATGCGCCGGTGGTAGATGGCGTGCCCATGAAGCTCAAATGCGTTCCGGCTGGGACGGGCGCAAATGGCGCGATTGTTTTGAAAAACGATGTGGATCGCGCTCAAATTACCGTGCAGATTACGCCGAACGAGGCTCTGGCAGCGCCTGTGCTCATGGGAGATATCGTCGGAAAAGTGGTAATCGCAAACGGGGAGCAGACGATCTTTTCAGGCGATTTGGCTGCGGCAGAGGATATGATGAGCAATGAAGAATATCAGAAGCTCGTCGAAAATGCCAATGCGAATAAGGTCGGGACGGTGGATTTGGATGATCCCAGCACGGGTGTGCGGAAAATCAGCAAATATGTTTGGCTTTGGCTGCTTATCCCTATCGCGCTGATTATTTTCCTGATTGTGCGCACGCTGGGAGCAAAGAGAAGCCGCAGAATGCGTTACTCGCGTTCCAGAAGGAAAAAAGTCGGCTCGGTTTATCGCCGGCGCCGGCGCAGATTTTAA